One Aphidius gifuensis isolate YNYX2018 linkage group LG3, ASM1490517v1, whole genome shotgun sequence DNA window includes the following coding sequences:
- the LOC122853396 gene encoding 1,4-alpha-glucan-branching enzyme: MGGHWSSMDPLKVDVPQIELLFERDSYLKIYEIEIRKRYALFKDFIEKIEKGDGSLDKFSKAYENYGIFIDDKNQVTCREWAPGAHEVYLTGDFNNWQWIQTPFTKQEFGKWELKLPANDDGTCPIKHLSEVKIIIKDSNGKLLDRISPWARYVTEPEDKSQGTNYKQRIWNPAVDDKYKWKHDKPKKPESLRIYECHVGIATSEHRVGTYLEFANNIIPRIVKQGYNAIQLMAIMEHAYYASFGYQVTNFYAASSRYGTPEQLKQLIDTAHENNIVVLLDMVHSHASKNTFDGLNEFDGTDACFFHSGPRGVHPLWDSRLFNYGDYDVLKFLLSNLRWYMEEYNFDGFRFDGVTSMLYHSRGLGEGFSGNYDEYFGLNVDVEGIVYLMIANHMIHKLYPDAITIAEDVSGMPAVCRPVAEGGLGFDYRLGMAIPDKWIKLLKTTRDEDWDMADICWTLTNRRWMEKTVAYAESHDQALVGDKTIAFWLMDKDMYTHMSCISEPNSVITRGIALHKLIRLITHALGGEAYLNFMGNEFGHPEWLDFPRAGNNNSYHYARRQWHLADDELLKYKFMNNFDREMNLLEEKYGWLHSDPAYVSCKHGDDKVVVFDRAGLVFVFNFHTFKSFPDYPIGVPQHGTYKVILNSDDKQFGGEERIDASVKHYALPEPWSDRPNKMMVYIPCRTAIVYALE; the protein is encoded by the exons atggGTGGTCATTGGTCTAGCATGGACCCTTTGAAGGTAGACGTGCCTCAAATTGAGTTGCTCTTCGAGAGAGATtcatacttgaaaatttatgaaattgaaattagaaaacg ATATGCATTGTTTAAAGATTTCAttgagaaaattgaaaaaggtGATGGAAGcttggataaattttcaaaagcatatgaaaattatggaatatttattgatgataaaaatcagGTGACATGCAGAGAATGGGCACCAGGTGCTCATGAAGTTTATCTAACTGGAGATTTTA atAACTGGCAATGGATTCAAACACCATTTACAAAACAAGAATTTGGAAAATGGGAATTAAAATTACCAGCAAATGATGATGGCACATGTCCAATAAAACACTTGTCtgaagttaaaataattatcaaagatTCAAATGGTAAATTATTGGATCGTATAAGTCCATGGGCAAGATATGTAACAGAGCCAGAAGATAAAAGCCAAGGAACAAATTACAAACAACGTATTTGGAATCCAgctgttgatgataaatacaAATGGAAACAtgataaaccaaaaaaacCAGAGAGCCTACGTATATATGAATGTCATGTTGGTATTGCAACAAGTGAACATCGTGTTGGTACATATTTAGAAtttgcaaataatattattccacGTATTGTTAAACAAGGCTACAATGCAATTCAACTTATGGCTATTATGGAACATGCATATTATGCCAGTTTTGGTTATCAAGTTACTAATTTTTATGCAGCATCATCAAGATATGGAACACCAGAACAACTTAAACAACTTATTGATACAgcacatgaaaataatattgttgttttactTGACATGGTACATTCACATGcatcaaaaaatacatttgatggtttaaatgaatttgatgGTACTGATGCTTGTTTCTTTCATTCTGGACCAAGAGGTGTACATCCACTATGGGATTCTCGTCTATTCAATTATGGAGATTATGATGTattgaaatttcttttatcaaatttaagaTGGTACATGgaagaatataattttgatggatttag ATTTGATGGAGTAACATCAATGTTGTATCATTCAAGAGGACTTGGTGAAGGTTTTAGTGGtaattatgatgaatattttgGCTTGAATGTTGATGTTGAAGGAATTGTTTATCTTATGATTGCAAATCATATGATTCATAAGTTGTATCCAGATGCAATAACAATTGCTGAAGATGTCAGTGGAATGCCAGCTGTAtgcag ACCTGTTGCTGAAGGTGGTCTTGGTTTTGATTATCGTTTGGGTATGGCAATACCAGATAAatggataaaattattaaaaacaacacGTGATGAAGATTGGGATATGGCTGATATTTGTTGGACATTAACAAACAGAAGATGGATGGAAAAAACTGTTGCATATGCTGAATCACATGATCAAGCATTAGTTGGTGATAAAACAATTGCATTTTGGCTTATGGATAAAGATATGTACACACATATGAGTTGTATAAGTGAACCAAATTCAGTTATAACAAGAGGAATTGCTTTACATAAATTAATCAGGCTTATTACACATGCACTTGGTGGTGAAGCTTATCTCAATTTTATGG GCAATGAGTTTGGTCATCCAGAGTGGCTTGACTTTCCTCGAGctggaaataataatagctatCATTATGCAAGAAGACAATGGCATTTGGCTGATGATGAACtacttaaatataaatttatgaataattttgatcgtgaaatgaatttattggAAGAAAAATATGGCTGGCTACATTCTGATCCA GCATATGTCAGCTGCAAACATGGTGATGATAAAGTCGTTGTTTTTGATCGTGCTGGActtgtatttgtatttaattttcatacatTTAAATCATTTCCTGACTATCCAATTGGTGTACCACAACATGGCACATACAAAGTCATTTTAAACAGTGATGATAAACAATTTGGTGGTGAAGAAAGAATTGATGCATCTGTTAAACATTATGCTTTACCTGAACCTTGGTCTGATAGACCAAATAAAATGATGGTTTATATACCATGTCGTACTGCAATTGTTTATGCACTTG agtaa
- the LOC122853398 gene encoding mitochondrial import inner membrane translocase subunit Tim29, which yields MSVLRSSGRGGSLHDKIKTLKTLTDRLHKLDSPKKSEGTIFKRWGMYWKNLYKDYKEAAVDVVTECKERPIKSTIYGLGLAGGYYCIKNNPDERSYREDLLINEMKLTQVGESTRNPESIKHVNLMKDCINTNTLRRFTLGIFSIMWIDNSSKNCTSYKCTCNYLKPQIISLHERIADVGFINKWWILDRKMIDYDINNDEFANT from the exons ATGTCGGTCCTAAGAAGTAGTGGTCGTGGTGGATCAttgcatgataaaataaaaacattaaaaacattaactGATAGATTACACAAACTTGATTCACCTAAAAAATCTGAAGGAACAATTTTTAAACGATggg gaaTGTACTGGAAAAATCTCTACAAGGATTATAAAGAAGCTGCTGTTGATGTCGTGACAGAGTGTAAAGAACGtccaattaaatcaacaatttatgGTCTAG GACTAGCAGGTggatattattgtattaaaaataatccagatgAACGTAGTTATCGTgaagatttattaattaatgaaatgaaattaACACAAGTTGGTGAATCAACGAGAAATCCCGAGTCAATTAAACACGTTAACCTTATGAAAGATTgcataaatacaaatacactACGAAGGTTTACCTTaggtatattttcaataatgtggattgataattcaagtaaaaattgTACAAGTTATAAGTGtacatgtaattatttaaaaccacAAATTATAAGTTTACATGAAAGAATTGCTGATGTTggattcatcaataaatggTGGATTCTTGATAGAAAAATGATTgattatgatattaataatgatgaatttgcTAATACATag
- the LOC122851132 gene encoding uncharacterized protein LOC122851132 has product MIEDAEKSVNDYMRDSRRDKGKTLKKQYKKLMCEMGSLFYKRPQLEKICKDRESELVLSCFTKYKFKATDDDDEKPNDLIYILNCFGYNLTSLNVDNYPFSKVMPLINNNCPGLKELVVEFEEINDQDFENVFSNMHKLEKLMITWDCGKLTLPMTLVKTLEQVGGTLKKLYLLCRSKDEVFLPDSWASMSSQLIALERLNLYGFQLSQTLIDSIGEIPNLTNLETFPRDDYPMDNKKINMSPIVNLKHLEGFNINWDWGVTDEFLINLCNNSKKLQNLRFLGTNITDNGMSALNNLSELKRFSLKLNCLGSGSTEKTNKYITDESIECLFNEKLMSLNLSNCTKISNRSVIKAFENLPNLSYLSVENTNVTIKVVEELSKLIKFHEKKLHVYVSFEDCNGIFKSLMESHNVEFTETSS; this is encoded by the exons ATGATTGAAGATGCTGAAAAATCTGTTAATGATTACATGAGGGATTCTCGTAGAGACAAGGGAAAAACACTAAAAAAACAGTATAAAAAGCTTATGTGTGAGATGGGGTCACTGTTTTATAAACGACCACAACttgaaaaaa tatgcAAAGATAGAGAGAGTGAACTTGTTCTTTCATGCTTTACTAAATATAAGTTCAAGgcaactgatgatgatgatgaaaagcCAAATgatctaatatatatattaaattgctTTGGTTACAATTTAACAAGCCTAAATGTAGACAATTATCCTTTTTCTAAAGTAATGCCATTGATTAATAACAACTGTCCAGGTCTTAAGGAACTTGTTGTAgaatttgaagaaataaatgatcaagatttcgaaaatgttttttctaatatgCATAAACTTGAAAAGTTGATGATTACATGGGATTGTGGAAAATTAACTCTACCAATGACTTTGGTCAAGACATTAGAACAAGTTGGTGGAACCTTGAAAAAGTTATATCTTTTATGTAGATCAAAGGATGAGGTTTTCTTACCAGATTCATGGGCTTCG atGTCCTCTCAATTAATCGCTTTGGAacgtttaaatttatatggtTTTCAATTGAGTCAAACATTAATCGACTCGATAGGTGAAATACCAAATTTAACTAATCTAGAAACATTTCCACGAGATGATTATCCaatggataataaaaaaatcaatatgtctccaattgtcaatttaaaacatcttgaagggtttaatattaattgggATTGGGGTGTtacagatgaatttttaattaatctctgtaataattcaaagaaattacaaaatttacgtTTTCTCGGTACAAATATAACTGATAATGGTATGAGTGCACTCAATAATTTGAGTGAATTAAAAAGGTTCAGTCTGAAGTTAAATTGTCTTGGTTCAGGTAGtacagaaaaaacaaataagtatatcactgatgaatcaattgaatgtttatttaatgaaaaattgatgtctttaaatttatcaaattgcaCCAAAATTTCTAATAGATCAGTGATAAAagcttttgaaaatttaccaaatttatcatatttatccgtcgaaaatacaaatgttacTATTAAAGTTGTTGAAgaattatctaaattaataaaatttcatgagAAGAAACTACATGTATATGTTTCTTTTGAAGATTGTAATGGTATTTTCAAGTCATTAATGGAATCACATAATGTTGAATTCACGGAAACATCTTCTTAA